The Chloroflexota bacterium genome has a window encoding:
- a CDS encoding LLM class flavin-dependent oxidoreductase: MKFGLALDFATPVRTLDQQIDRYVELLRVAERHGFDSVTAGEGYATRPEWGHVSSPLLVLAALAPRTSLRLGTSVTLLPTWNPLKLAYDAAALDQISGGRLILGIGLGGPAVQRRFGTDPARVGEFVDDALAMMRALWRGEKGFHGSLLSTDQSIGMLPIREGGPTVWVGGSLRRSARRAAHFGDGWCASTNYGFDVIARQSARYREELAREGKPAANGTVAINRLAVVADSDSAARAAARIYAGRVLQRYARNGALGSDPEVVSGEPGQLFERFDLDWCLVGTPDVVIERIQRYVDAGVTQIQMRVSPDDLPLDVAARSVELIGEAVLPKFQ; this comes from the coding sequence ATGAAATTCGGTCTCGCCCTCGACTTTGCCACCCCGGTCCGGACGCTGGACCAGCAGATCGACCGCTATGTGGAGCTGCTGCGCGTCGCCGAGCGGCATGGTTTCGACTCGGTCACGGCGGGCGAGGGGTACGCGACGCGGCCCGAGTGGGGGCACGTGTCGTCGCCGCTCCTGGTTCTGGCCGCCCTGGCCCCGCGCACGAGCCTCCGCCTTGGGACGAGCGTGACGTTGCTTCCGACGTGGAACCCGCTGAAGCTCGCGTACGACGCGGCCGCGCTGGACCAGATCAGCGGCGGTCGGCTCATTCTCGGGATAGGACTCGGCGGGCCGGCGGTCCAACGGCGCTTCGGGACAGACCCGGCGCGGGTCGGCGAATTCGTCGACGATGCGTTGGCGATGATGCGCGCGCTGTGGCGCGGCGAGAAGGGGTTTCACGGCTCCTTGCTCTCCACGGACCAAAGCATTGGCATGCTGCCCATTCGCGAGGGCGGACCGACTGTTTGGGTCGGCGGCTCGCTGCGCCGATCAGCCCGACGCGCGGCGCACTTCGGCGACGGATGGTGCGCCTCGACGAACTACGGCTTCGACGTGATCGCGCGCCAGAGCGCGCGGTATCGCGAGGAGCTGGCGAGGGAGGGAAAGCCAGCCGCGAATGGGACGGTCGCGATCAACCGACTCGCGGTCGTCGCCGATTCCGACTCCGCGGCGCGCGCCGCGGCGCGCATCTACGCCGGGCGGGTGCTCCAGCGATACGCGCGCAACGGCGCGCTGGGGAGCGATCCCGAGGTGGTCTCGGGCGAGCCGGGCCAGCTCTTCGAACGGTTCGACCTTGACTGGTGCCTCGTGGGCACACCCGACGTCGTCATCGAGCGAATCCAACGCTACGTGGACGCGGGTGTGACCCAGATCCAGATGCGTGTCAGCCCGGACGATCTCCCGCTCGACGTCGCCGCACGGTCCGTAGAGCTGATCGGTGAGGCGGTGCTTCCGAAGTTCCAGTAA